CCGCGTGCTGCGTCgcgcaacaccaacaccaaaccGTGTTGAAAAGGCGCTGCAACCGCCAAAAGGTGGTGATGATTATAATGCGAGAACAGTGCGACATGCGCTCAGGGTCTTTGTGATGACTTTCCTCGGCATGAAGGGATGGGATATTGTCGCGAAGAGGATGGGTAAAGAAGAGTGAGTAGCTAGCTCATTGATAAGGTATTTGCAAATGGCTAATGATTCGGTAGACCCAGTACTGGCGGCAAAAAGAAGCCATTCTACAAATCTCCTGCCCTGAGACTGTCTATTTCGCTTTCCACCATTCTTCTCCTTTACAGAATCCTCTTCCGTTTCTTCACTCGACTGCGTGTGCATCTCCTCGACCCTCAAGTCGAGCCTTTCCGCGCGCGCAATCCCCGAACTGCAGCGATGTTGACATCTCCCTCTGCACCCGCCATTGGTGCTTCATTCGCTGGCCTGGCTCTTGGCATTTACCCAGCACAAAAGATGCGCGTCACTATCGCCATTTACACAATCTTCCGTGCTTTGGAGTTTGCCTACAACTTCTGTGAGGCTGATGGCCTCATCTGGGGCCGAAAGAACGGCGTCAAGAGGGAGAGGCCTTGGTGGTTCGGAAGCTGGATGTTGCAGCCATTTGCTTTTgggcagcttcttcatgctgCGGTTTTTGATCGCGATTGCTTCCCCAAGCCTTTTGGAGATTTGATCTTCAAGAGCTCATCGGCTTACTTGCACCCGCGCCCGCAGGATTGGCCATCGAGCGTTAAGTGGCCTCAGACTTCTGAGATCGTTGATAGCTTGGCTCAAATGGCGCGCCTGAGCTGGCCGTAAGTTAATGATCCCgagaaaaaagactttatactGACCCTCATAGTGCCTATGTTTCTCCCACTCTCTTCCCTGGCAAGGAGGTTCTTCCTCCTAGCCTCAGTGCAATTGCGCCACTGACATCTCGAGCTCACCCTCTGATCACATCTCTCTCCTGCGCCACTTTGCACCCTGGAGACCCATCTTGTGCCCGAACCTATCTTACTTTCTGGCTTCAGACTTTCCCATCATTTGCTCGCTTCTTCGTCGCAGTCTTCTCTGCCCTAACCGTTATTCCCCGATTCTCCAGCCTGTACCACAACCCTCTGGCTACCCTTCAacgcatcatcaccaaggcTCTTCGCATGTCTACGTTTGCAACAGGTGCGCTTTCCACAGCCTGGGCTtcgatctgcttcttccagCAATGGCTCCCACGCCACGTTCTTGCTACTCAGCGTGTCTTCCTTGGTGGTTTCTTCGCTGGTCTCTGGGCATTCGTTGAACGACGAAATGGCCGTGGACTGTTCCTGTACAGCGCTCGCGCCAGCGTCGACAGCCTCTGGAAGGTTGGTGTGAAGCGACGTTGGTGGAAGAGCATGAAGGGCGGTGATGTCTGGGTCTTCATGCTGGCACTCATGGTCACTGGTGTTGTCTACGAGAAGGATGCTCAAGCGATCCGCGAGACTAACTGGCGAAAGGGAGTCAGCTGGCTCCAGGGTCAAGGATGGAGAGATTGGGGagctgaggatgatgaggatgaggagaacaAGGATAAGGAGGAGTGATGTTTCATGGATGATGAAAGCACAGTATGGTGTTGGGCGCATTTGCGGTTGTTTATTGGCATAGGATGGAGGGTTGTTTATGTTTGCATTGATTAATAGTCTGATATCCCACATAACGGTAGTATTTCTCGCATAATAATTTCATTTACAAATCTCTGCAACTAAGCCCGTAGATGTTCTAGACGCTCGAAATGTGTTGAGTGTAAGAATGAGATGACTATGAAGGACAATTTTCCCTTACAAGACGCATCTGTTGCCGGATTTCGTATCTGTAAGAGCTTGTGCTGTGATCTTCAGGCTGCAAGTGGACTCTTGCAGGCATGAGGAAGATTTTTCTATATCTTACATTGAGATCACTGAGGTAGGTGTCTCTTATGATCCGCCTCTCACCTCACTACGCGGCTCTCGCTCAAATGAACTGGGAGTGATAGGGTGTCAATGATGGAGCCTTTGCGATGAGTAAAGGAACCACAATAACCCTTGAGCATTTACGGCAGCACCGGATTGCTTGAGAATGAGTATCGCTTTCATCGGAAGGTTTTACGGATAGGAATGAACATGATATGATCCGAGATAGTGCTAGTTACCGAGGTATAATACAGCATGTCAGGAAATCATTGCCAACTTGGACAGCAAATGATTGAAATGGTGACATATTCATGTAATAGCAATCCATTTATTTCTTACAAAAGATAAGCCGAGTGACTTTAATGTACAGCGCCAACACTACAGAAGGTTCAGGTGTTGACAGGGCAGAGCAGACTCACAACTTCAAAACCCGCCGGGATGATAAATGCGTAAGTAGTATCCGTCACAGTCGATGGGGCATTTTACTaaagaaccagaaccagaaccagaaacTACCTAAACATAAATAACTCTCAATTTCcacttcctcatcctctctcACTTCTTGTACCACCATCTCACTATCATCCCTATTAGTCCTTCTCCGTCTCACTACCTTAGTCTCCGGATCCGGATCCGGGTGTCAAAAGACCAAACCCCCGCCGACCCGGACCTCCGCATCTCCGCCCCGGAGCTTCATTcaatcattcattcattcactttAACCAAAATCATTGGTCACAGTCTGGATTACGTTCACTTCACAAACACTAAACAAAATGGCTACACCTGCCAACACCGCTGCTGAGGCCCTCGCCTCCGAGCAGACATACTTTGCTCAGAACCCTCCTCCGCGCAATTTATCAGCCCACACTGCTCTCGCAGCTGGCTTCATCTCGTCTCACGCCGCTGCGGGCCGTCGTGTCGTCCTCGTCACATCGGGCGGCACTACCGTCCCCCTTGAGAAGCAGACTGTTCGATACATCGACAACTTCAGCGCTGGAACTCGTGGTGCTACGAGCGCCGAGTACTTCCTCGAAGCTGGATATgccgtcatcttcctccatcGCCAGTTCAGTCTGCTGCCGTACTCGCGACATTATTCGCATGCCACAGACTGCTTCTTGGACTTTCTGACTGAAGATGGGAGTGGGAGAATTGGTGTGAGGAGCGAGGTGCAGGATAAGATGCAGGAGGTGTTGAGAAAGTATCGCAAGGCGAGGGATGACAATATGCTTCTCACACTGCCCTTTGTCACTATTGTCGACTATCTCCATGAGCTGCGAGAAATTGCCCGACTCATGCGTCCTCTTGGCCCATCTGGTCTTCTCTACCTCGCCGCAGCCGTGTCGGACTTTTTCGTTCCTCCTGATCGTATGGCCGAGCACAAGATCCAGTCAACCAACGCTGTTGAGCAGAAACGAccagacgatgaagagaccTTTGATAACTTTGACTCATCGCCTTCTGTCCCACGCTCAAAGCGTCTCGTCATCGATCTCGACCCTGTCCCCAAGTTTCTCAAGAATCTCGTGGATGGTTGGGCACCAGAGGGTATGATTGTGTCTTTCAAGCTTGAGACGGACCCAGCACTTCTTGTGCGTAAGGCTCGCTACAGTCTTGATCGATATCAGCATCACCTCGTTATCGGAAACCTTCTATCCACCCGCAAGTGGGAGGTTGTGTTTGTGAGTCCTAAGAGGGAAGATAACTGGGTGCGTGTGCCGAGAGAGGGCGGCTGGGGAGAAGCTGAGGGCAGGCCACTTGTAGCAGAGGAGCTGCCGAGTCAAGAACcagatgttgagattgaATCGCTCATTATTCCTGCGGTACAAGAGCTTCATGGAGAGCATATCAAGGCACAGAAACAGAAGTAGGCCATGTCCTGGGGTTCAAGATAAATGCGGAATACCTAGATAGGAGGCTCTGAACAAGGAGGTGAGCATAAGCATACAAAACAATGAACTATTATATTTCCCTACGGACTATGGTATCTATGTACAAAGACTTGCAGCAGTGATATTGACATCCTCAACTCTTTTGGTATCCAGAACTCCTTTCCCAAGATAATAGCAATACTTTTAAATGATGTCATGATTTTGCGTCCAGTCCTCGATAAAAGACTACAGCCCTCCAGTCTCGAGTTTAGGTTGCGTTAAATGTTGATGTGCTCGATAAATGTTCAAAGGGCAGCCTTCCAGTTGTGCCAGCCCAAGAGAGTGACCTTGGCCAAGAACAGCGAGATCATGGATGCCACATAAACAGCACCAGTCAAGATGATAAGACCCCAGTATTCACCACCATTGGCCTGAACAATGCTACCACCGATGGGAATACCGATCAGACAAGCAAAAGACACAATTGTATAGGCCGTAGCATAATAACGTCCATACTCTTGCGTCTTGCACAGTCGACCGATACAGACAGGCGCAATAGCAATGGATGTTCCTGACGAGAAACCGAACAACACGGTGAAGATAATGACACCAGCTGTGGTTCCGCCAAGAGGTAGCCATACGCAGAAGCAGGCCACAATAGCAAGGATCACAGCCAGGATGCTAACGTTAAAAGGACCGATCACATCGGCATAGTAGCCAGGCAAAAGTCGACCGATGACCGAACCAGCGTTGAGGATAGGAATGAGGTTATAGGAAAACTCCTTTCCAAAGCCCTTGTGCAGCGCATATGTCGAGATGTAGCCCAGAGgaatgaagagggagaactCCAACATGAAGACGCCAATCGTGGTGAAGAGGAAAGGCAGActcttgaagatgagaaagtTGGGGTGGGCGGTGGCGTCCTTAGCGGGTGGAAGTCGAGATTTGAGAAGACAGATACCGATCAAACTGCAGCATAGGCAGATGAGAGCAATGACTCGAGTGGCCCATCCGTAACCAATCTTTTCGATCAGCCTCGTCAACATGAAAGGGTAGATGATACCGCCAATTCCACCAGCAGTAGATGCAACGCCAGTAGCGAGTCCACGCCGAGCCTTGAAGAAGTGGCCTACAGCAGCGATCGAGGGTGTGAAGAGTAGTGATGAGCCAAAACCACAGAGGAGGCCAAAGGCAACGACAAAGTGCCATAGTTCTGCAACAGTCAGCACATAAAAACCAACAATGTCAAAGAGGACTCACCAGATGCAAAACTCATAAAGATCATACCGCCAACGGTGAACACAGCACCGGCAATGACAAGCCATCTCGGACCATACTTATCAAACACAGGACCAATATACACACCGCAGAAGAATGCGAGAAAGGTGTAGATGGAAAAGATCCAACCAACAGTTCCCTCGCTGTAATCTGTGAGTTGGTTGTCGAGAACATAGGCCTGAAACGTGCCGAGGGTGTTCATTAGTCCAAGCGAAGCGAATAGAGAGAACCACGAACCAGCGACCACGGACCACGCCTCCAGGCCGCCCTCGGGATACGTTTCCTGGAACGACGCTGTCGATGCTGCAGTCGGTTGCTTCTCTAGATCGGCTCCTGATTTGGCGTTGGTTGCGTCTCCTTGGTCGAGCTGGTTGACATGGTCGTTGATCTCGTCGTCCTCGTAGAGGGCACGAGATGTGACTTGGTGACAATCCATTGTTTTGACTCTGAACAAATCGCAATGTTTCCTTTCCGTCCCCAAGTACCTAGCacgctttttcttttctttctttctttctttcttccttcttttaCAATTGTCGTAGCATATCAAACATGTAGTTGACAACTCGGGGGCGAAAACAAAAGATCGGACAtgcttaaatataagaatGATCGGATTTCGGCGTGGCCCCGGGTCGAAAAAGCCCAGGCCCGCTTTCGGAGTGCGGCCTGAATTGCCGTAGTGGTCGAGTTTCTTGTCGACATGAGAGTAATGAAAACTCATCATTTGTTCGTCAAGGTTCTATAGCTCCACCCTTAACACGGATATATACGGTCGTAAAATCAACTGAGAGAGACCTGCAAGACCTGTTGGGTCTAAACCCAAAGCATGTGTAGACGCCATCTCAGGACAAGTCCCATTGTTAATGCAGCCCAATTTGCCCATCTTTTCTCCTCGGAAACGAGCAAACATTGACATTGTCGGTCAAGATGGTCAACGCACTTGGTCCTCCGTCATTGAATTGTGGGTGGTCAGATGGGTCCTCTCTACCCCAGCTTTATCCCTATGCCGCTATCTTAACCGGCCTCGAACCCCTCGAGCTCGCTGTTGGTCTGAGTCACATCGCTCTTCTGATAGGCTTGAAAAGTCGTGATTGAATGGCTTCGCCCAATTATATCCTTTTTGGGAAGTAATTGGGTCGGGGAATTATGCATTACTATCTGTCAATTGCATCAATGGCACCATAACTTAGCTGGCTGAACTAACCTCCTCTCCAGAATCAagcctcctcgtcttccacaTCCTCCATGGTCACATGCCGTGATGATTGGCCTTGATCGGGTCGTGCTTCCGAGCTGCGACCCGCCGTCTTGAGATAGCCCTCTTGTTCAAGTCGATCTGCTTCCTCCGGCTCTATTAACCCTCCTTGACCCTGGCCCttgttcatcttcatcttgactGCCGTAGGCACAAATGCCGAAACTGCCTCTTTTCTGAGATCGCGCACCACAGGCTTGGCTTCATATACTGTTTTTGCTTCGACGACTGGCGCTTCCCTCTTTTGTTTGTCCTCGGCGTCCGGCCTAGGGTTCTCTGCCTCTCTCCTTGCTCGTCGTTCGGCATACCATTTGTCCATGACGTCTTTAGGAATCGGTGGCGGTGTATCTCGAGGCATAGGAATACTCTTGACGTCGTCGGGGACTTCTTCGTCGCTTGTTGTAGCATCATTTGAACCTCTGCGCCTCTTCCCTAATACCCTAGATCCTGAGTCGTGATCTCTGTTCCATCCTCGACTAAATGTTGGCGCTTTGTCGCCAAGTGCTTCTCTGGCCTTCTTCACtgcttttatttccttttcaaGTCCTTCTAATGTTTGTTCCTCGTGACGAGTAAGCTTGCCGCCGCTTGATGTGATTTTCTTGAGGTCGTCGATCTGTTTTTGAATGCGCTCGGGATTCTTTCGCGATAGCTTCTCGTTCAAGCGTTCTTGTCGTTCATGCTTGCCTATGATTCCGATTAGTAGGTCAAATGCAATCGTCAGAATTCGTCTTACCTTTCTTGAGAGCCTTCGCCTTGTCAGCTTTGCGCTGAGCCTGCACAGGGTTGTaattcttctcttttggcATTGTCAAGTATCGGAGATTGGTACTTGTACGAGGTTCAAATCGAGACTGTCAATATATTTTTCCTGAGTCCCTGTTGAAGGCCAAAAGCAAGAAATAATTAATCGCTACTGGATATGCGAGAAGTTGTTGTAAGCTGAGTACGACTTGTTCAAGATGGTTTGGTCTGGCTAAAGCTTCCTTGTCGCGATCACCTGGCTCCACTTGATGACTAAGAATGGTTGTCATGATAAAAATCACAACAGCTTTCGGTCAACGATGGACTCAGAAATGATGTCACGGCGATCTTCTACTTACGGCTGAATATTTTTAGATCTCAATTTACTGGCGTATGCAGGGTCTGGACATTTCAGATTAGCTCAAAGTTACTGTTGTAGTGTGCAATTTATCGTTGAATGCTAATATTCGTATCACAAAATCGCCCCCAATACACTGGTCATTCTTTGCATACATAGTAATGAAAGTTGAATAGTTCCTTTGATGTCCATATCTGATCAGCATGTGTGTTGCCAAGTCACAGTGATCATATATCCCCTGTTGAGCCCTTGACAGGTGAAACCAGAAATAAGTCATAATTATTCATAGCAGCAAAAAAATGTCCCTCCAAAAGCAAAGCATAAGTAAGTCCCCAAAGAAATTTCAAGCTGAGTTAACAGGTCGAAGATTTCATGGCATGCTATATAATCATACCATAGATCATCCTTTCTCCTTTCCATGCATCCAATTCCGTTGACAGAGGTAAATCAAGCGCCGGAATCCCTTGGTTTTCTGATCCCATCCTGTCTGTTGTAAACGCCTTAATCATTGTAGCTGTGTGCTGGGTATGCCGCCGATGTTTGTAGTGTACAGCCGAATCTTTGTTCATAATAAACCTGGTCTCAAATTGGCAGACCAATATGCTTATCTTGGTTTGGGTCACTCGACTTTATTTCCACACCCAACTGTTGGGCGACACAACTACTGGAGACGTCTTTGCCCATATACTTTTGCAGAATGGTGTCAAAGTCGGTCTCAGCAACCACAGGACCAGTGCCAGAGcacttggccttcttggtaaGTTCGGAGCAGAGGCCGTCCAGGTCGAATTCACCATTCTGTGCCTTGGGGCAAGCTTGAAGTTTCTCCCTGTAGAAATGTGTTAGAGAAAGATATTTCCTGTTCCCAAAAGTTAATACATACCACAGTTGATTGCAGTTCATGTTCTGCTTCTTAAGAGGTTCGTCATCGGACTCCTTTTGAGCATCAATCTGATCAATCAGGTTCGATGGCTTCTTGACCTGGCCATTGAGATGCGTGCTGGGGCTGTTAGGAGCCATGTTGTAAGGAGTAAAGAAATCGCTATCAAGAGCATCGTTGAAGAAGTCGTCGAAAGATGGGTTTGCCAAGACGCTTTCTTGAGGTTCACGATAATCACCAAAGAGCTGTGGGTCAAACTGTCCACCGTTCTGTTGTGACAGCCAGTCAAAGTTGGTGCTATTGAGATCGATGTTGCCGAACTGACTGGGActgttattgttgttgttctgatGTGTCTGCTCCTCGCCAATGGTAGTCATCGTATCAACAGGCTTGAAGCCCATGGGAGACTGGTTGAAAGGCTCGGGCGATGTTCCGCAAGAAGAGCTGGGGCCAGTGTTTGAATGGGATGAAGCAGATGGGGAGCTGGAAGCGCCATTGACGCTGTAGTTTGCGGAGTCGACGCTCGCACGAGAGGGGTTGGTAGCAGAGCTTGCCATGGAAGGGCTGAAGACACCCGAGAACTTGGCCAAGTCATCCTTGAATTGTTGTGCGGTTTGCGCGCTGTGGTTGACGCTGTTGGCAGTTGGGCTTGGGTATGTGATCTTTTGCTGATCCGGGCTTGTAGGCGATGAGCCAGTCTTACTGACAGGCGGCCCTGGAAGCATGCCAAACTTGGGAAACTCGAACTGGAAGTTAACATCACCAAGGTTGCTGACGGCAGCGCTGCCGAAAGGAACCTTGTCCCTTGGCAGTGACTTGGTAGCTGACATCACTGTGACCTTTTGCTTATACTGGTTGAGTTCAGCTGTCATGCGCTCAACCTGAGCTCGAAGCATGCCATTCTCATGGTTGGCGGCCTGTGAAGCCTTCTCTAGCTCTTCAACCTTTGTCTCAAGATCCTTCAAGTGCTTCTCCTTGCGTTCTCTGAAAGCACGCTGGGCAGCCCGGTTTTGAGCCTTGCGCTTCTATTATATGGATTAGTAAGTGATAGGCTTTATATGTAATCAATTGATAAGACGTACGGAGCTGGGCTCGGATGTAAGAGGCTTACGACCGGGCTTCTTAGGGACCTTGTCGGTACTCTCACGGCGCTTGTGATCTCCACCAGGGctatcttcatcatcctcgtcgtcggGGTAGCTGCGCTTCTCTGGGGTATCAGTCTCTGGGGAATCGGACAGAGCGACAGAACCAGAGTTGTTGTTGGGCTCCGTGGAAGCAGCGGGAAGATCTCCAATCATGGAAGGCTGGTCCTCGCTGGCGAAGGAGAAGTCGAAGCCAGAATCGCCAAAGTCATAGTCGTAGTTGTCGAGGAAGGGACTCTCCTGGTAACCTGTAGCGGTGACGGACTTTTGCTGGCCAGCAGAATTGCGGAACGTCGTGGGAGAAACTGTCAGAGAATTGTCCGCGGAAGAACCAGAGAGCTGCTGcttgttggagttgagagCAGCAAAGAGCAGGTTCTGCTGTTGCGGGGTCAGGAGAAAGTTGGGTGGCAAAGTGCCTCCAGTACCGGTAGAAGCCATCGCGAAATATGAAACGGGCGATCGAAAAGATGCGTAACGGTGAGAAACGATTTGAAATCGAAGCAGACGAAACTGATGCCGCGCGGGCTGATTATAGATTCAAGCTCTCTGCCAGTCCAGGCTCACGCAGGAGGGGACAAAGAGCCAGACCAGAGGCTGCCTGTCTGTGCCTGAAGCCTGTGTAACGGCGACGTCGGGGACCTAGACGAGCGGGGCGGGCTTCTGCTGGCTGGGTTATGATACTGGCATAAAACTAATTGTCAAGCGGCAGTGAGAAGTGAGGCAAAGTTGAATAATAAGAAGAACGAGGTTTTCGGATTCAGGCCGCAAAGGACAGGATAGAAACTGAAGCTACTATGGTATGTAAGGTAACAGTATGtaagattgatgatgaaatcGGTGGTTTCTGGTGTCAGGCGGAGCCAAGAATGGGCGAGGAAGGGAAATCGAGTGAGATGGATGGCTGCAGTAGTAGGTAGAGCGGGGGCAGCTGAGCGGGCGTTGGAGTTAAATCGCACTGTAGGTACTGTATCTACGCGTACCCAGAGCCTAGCAGGGCAAGCAAAGGCCAAGCACAAGcagacaaggccaagcaagGGTCCAATGCGGAGCGTCCAACTAGAAAATTTGCTGCCTGAGTCACAAAGATTCCTTCTAGTTCATTCTTCCATCAGCTCACTAGACCCTGAACAGGAACCATTCTGGGTGGGGGTCAGCGAGTTTCCGAGAGAGGCTGGGTACAGGAACGTGAACTCTCGACAGTGCGAATAGCGTCAAAGTTGCATTTGTCAGCCGGGGCTACCGGTCCTCGGGACCCATGGAATCTGGATATCTTATGTACAACAGAGAGGACGAAACAAAAGGCCCGTCTAGGCCATGCCAAAACGAGCCATGAGTATGTTATTGTCCGtctgtctcttctctctttcctATCGTCTGAGGCTCTGACTCACAATAAAAAAGCCGTTTGGCCATGAGCTTTCATCCATTGGCATGCTGCCTGTGACCGACCTAGCGACTTATACCCGGACGTTTTCGGCAGATATTATTAGTTGACATGCACGCCCTTCGACGTTGTGCACGAGTCTCTCGAGTGTTCTCCCCCTTTCCCGGCCTTGTCTTGTTAGGCAGTGGCGATTCCTCCTGAACGGACGGCATTATGCTCCCCCGATTACGACAAAAGCCGTCTACTTGCTGTAATGGCTGACCGTGCTGTCTGTCTCAACTACAATGTAGAATTGACTCGAGGCCATGACCTTGGTTATGCTTCAACTGACAAGCCTCATGACCTCATAGTTAACTTTCTCTGACTCTGCTGCAGCCGTTGCCTTATCCCCGAGCCACAACCACGCGGTCCTGTCGAAATTCTCCCCGCCCCCGGATTTAGACCAAGATTCGGAGTTTGCCACACGGCGCACTCATATCACTCTCGACCAATCAATGGCGATTATTCGTCCCAATGGGTCAAGTCCAGTTATCAATCGCTGAAATTTCCAACATATTTTTGTATCTCAACGGCGGCCAGAAACAGGTCTCTGGATGcgaaaatacttaaaaaacaATTGCACGATTGTAGCCAATCACACGTTTAAGCTGTGTAACAATCCAGCTAAAAGTTAGCAGGTTCGGAGCTCAGGTCGGACGTAAGCATCTGCGGCGTAGCGCGGTGCGCTCGATCTGATATGCATGGATGTTTTGGAATCATCCAGGACCCTTGTTCTATTTGCATGAACTTGCACGTGATTACTCTCTCAATTCTACTCCCATCTTGAAACATCCGTAACGTCTTGGCTTAACCTATAGTTCAACGTAGCGAAATGTTCAACCATGTTCTTTGGGCTTTTGGTAGTTCTTCATCGTGTCAAAGCGATGCAATACCCTTACGACGCGGTAAAACTGAAAGTAGTTTACCTAAACTTAGGATCTCtatcctaagtgatgaaaagccttaggtaagtttagtatatttcAGAAGGTATTTAGACCAGTAAATCGGCATCTGGTCAAAGTCGGGCTTCCTAACTCCCAGGGCGTCTTGGTGCTTATATCAGTGTTATCAGTGTTATGGCCAGCACTTGAGCCGGCTCTcgttggagatgttgagattgCGGCTGGTGGGCGTCGCCCAAGTACTGAAAGGGACTTTGCCTGATGGCCGCCGTTTGGGAGGGTTTGATACGAAACGAATTAAAATAATGGTCACTTGTTGATACGGATTGATTCCATTTGGCGGTATGTCATGTGTATTGTAAGTGCAGTTATGACCAACAACTCTGGTATTGGTCGACCTGAGAATCAATCCCACTGGCAGTTTAGTTCATCACTCAGTTGCCATCCTCCCATCTGCCATCTCCTCGGCTCAGTTGGAGTTGACCCCATCCTCGAACATATCGCGCATGCGTTGACAGGCATGCACCGCCTTGAGAGCGGAAGTGGCCCAAGCGATGATATGCTGCTGGGCAGCCTCCATAGTGCGGTTGCCGACCCAAGGGCAGTACTCCGTTTCGCCCTCTTTGGGAGAACGCCACATCAGGTTTATTCGGCGTTTGCAGAGACTTCTGAAGTCGGGCATCTGAGAGAGACGTTGGACATCGGCGACCTCGAGTAAAGGGAGCTTGTCAAGGATGCTTGTTGTGTGCCTCGCCCATGGAAACTGATGATCTACTAGCCTAGAGCTCACGGCTCATAGTTACTGTCATCTAGGCTGGAATCAATGTTCATAACCTCAATGACCGACAAGCAGACAGACTCGTCGTCACTGCCATCGTCGCTGGAgcccatgtccatgtccaaCGAGCGGACTCCAGGGCTCCCGTCATTGACAAATTCAGCATCCTCTCCACTCTCTTCTGAGCCAGCATTGATGTCCTGGTCGTAGTTGATGAGGTCTTGTGGAACCAAGTGACTGTATAGG
The window above is part of the Fusarium musae strain F31 chromosome 6, whole genome shotgun sequence genome. Proteins encoded here:
- a CDS encoding hypothetical protein (EggNog:ENOG41) codes for the protein MASTGTGGTLPPNFLLTPQQQNLLFAALNSNKQQLSGSSADNSLTVSPTTFRNSAGQQKSVTATGYQESPFLDNYDYDFGDSGFDFSFASEDQPSMIGDLPAASTEPNNNSGSVALSDSPETDTPEKRSYPDDEDDEDSPGGDHKRRESTDKVPKKPGRKPLTSEPSSKRKAQNRAAQRAFRERKEKHLKDLETKVEELEKASQAANHENGMLRAQVERMTAELNQYKQKVTVMSATKSLPRDKVPFGSAAVSNLGDVNFQFEFPKFGMLPGPPVSKTGSSPTSPDQQKITYPSPTANSVNHSAQTAQQFKDDLAKFSGVFSPSMASSATNPSRASVDSANYSVNGASSSPSASSHSNTGPSSSCGTSPEPFNQSPMGFKPVDTMTTIGEEQTHQNNNNNSPSQFGNIDLNSTNFDWLSQQNGGQFDPQLFGDYREPQESVLANPSFDDFFNDALDSDFFTPYNMAPNSPSTHLNGQVKKPSNLIDQIDAQKESDDEPLKKQNMNCNQLWEKLQACPKAQNGEFDLDGLCSELTKKAKCSGTGPVVAETDFDTILQKYMGKDVSSSCVAQQLGVEIKSSDPNQDKHIGLPI
- a CDS encoding hypothetical protein (EggNog:ENOG41), whose amino-acid sequence is MPKEKNYNPVQAQRKADKAKALKKGKHERQERLNEKLSRKNPERIQKQIDDLKKITSSGGKLTRHEEQTLEGLEKEIKAVKKAREALGDKAPTFSRGWNRDHDSGSRVLGKRRRGSNDATTSDEEVPDDVKSIPMPRDTPPPIPKDVMDKWYAERRARREAENPRPDAEDKQKREAPVVEAKTVYEAKPVVRDLRKEAVSAFVPTAVKMKMNKGQGQGGLIEPEEADRLEQEGYLKTAGRSSEARPDQGQSSRHVTMEDVEDEEA
- a CDS encoding hypothetical protein (BUSCO:EOG09263YFX), whose protein sequence is MATPANTAAEALASEQTYFAQNPPPRNLSAHTALAAGFISSHAAAGRRVVLVTSGGTTVPLEKQTVRYIDNFSAGTRGATSAEYFLEAGYAVIFLHRQFSLLPYSRHYSHATDCFLDFLTEDGSGRIGVRSEVQDKMQEVLRKYRKARDDNMLLTLPFVTIVDYLHELREIARLMRPLGPSGLLYLAAAVSDFFVPPDRMAEHKIQSTNAVEQKRPDDEETFDNFDSSPSVPRSKRLVIDLDPVPKFLKNLVDGWAPEGMIVSFKLETDPALLVRKARYSLDRYQHHLVIGNLLSTRKWEVVFVSPKREDNWVRVPREGGWGEAEGRPLVAEELPSQEPDVEIESLIIPAVQELHGEHIKAQKQK